A single genomic interval of Dysidea avara chromosome 8, odDysAvar1.4, whole genome shotgun sequence harbors:
- the LOC136263020 gene encoding small nuclear ribonucleoprotein Sm D1-like, whose amino-acid sequence MKLVRFLMKLSHESVTIELKNGTIINGTINGVDMSMNTHLKSVKMTIKGKEPLTMDTLSVRGNNIRLIILPESLPLDTLLIDDAPKIRKRREHMPLGRGRGRGRGRGRGRGGGRGRGGPPRR is encoded by the exons ATGAAGCTTGTAAG GTTTTTAATGAAACTTAGTCACGAGTCAGTGACGATCGAGCTGAAGAATGGCACGATTATTAATGGAACTATCAACG GTGTGGACATGTCAATGAACACACACCTGAAAAGCGTTAAAATGACGATTAAAGGGAAAGAACCTTTAACAATGGATACACTGAGTGTTCGAGGAAACAACATCCGGCTGATTATTCTCCCAGAGAGCTTACCCCTAGACACACTACTCATCGATGATGCCCCAAAGATCCGGAAGAGAAGAGAACACA TGCCATTGGGTCGGGGGAGAGGTCGAGGTCGCGGGAGAGGACGGGGCAGAGGAGGAGGTAGGGGACGTGGTGGACCACCAAGACGatga
- the LOC136263325 gene encoding uncharacterized protein, with translation MGGLMSKKLRTLFYGSKEVRILMCGLDAAGKTTVLYTLKLGEVVTTIPTIGFNVETVQYKGISITTWDVGGRNNLRPLWRHYYQNTDVLIFVVDSNDRERISESRDELKRFLSEDQLKDCIILVMANKQDLPNAMSVEEVTEKMELNSLRDRTWFIQGTCATSKDGLYEGLEWIQAQIANKNLAKTVTAPVKESVAPLGNKLYTTFSSLKNYLWSTSPVQ, from the exons ATGGGTGGATTAATGTCGAAGAAACTACGCACCTTGTTTTATGGGAGCAAAGAAGTGCGCATACTTATGTGTG GATTAGATGCAGCTGGAAAGACGACAGTATTGTACACGCTTAAGCTCGGTGAAGTGGTGACTACAATCCCAACCATTG GATTTAACGTTGAGACTGTGCAGTACAAAGGGATCAGCATTACCACATGGGATGTCGGTGGACGGAATAACTTA AGACCACTATGGAGACACTATTACCAGAACACTGATGTCCTCATATTTGTAGTTGATAGTAATGACAGAGAGAGGATCAGTGAGTCTCGTGATGAATTGAAACGATTCCTCAGTGAAGATCAGCTCAAAGACTGTATAATTCTAGTAATGGCTAACAAACAAGACCTGCCCAATGCTATGTCAGTAGAAGAGGTGACTGAGAAGATGGAACTGAATAGCCTGAGGGATAGGACATGGT TCATTCAGGGTACTTGTGCTACAAGTAAGGATGGTCTATATGAAGGACTAGAGTGGATCCAAGCTCAAATTGCTAACAAGAATTTGGCAAAGACTGTCACAGCTCCTGTAAAGGAGTCTGTTGCTCCTTTAGGGaacaaactgtacacaacattttcaTCACTTAAGAATTACTTGTGGTCCACATCTCCTGTACAATAA